One window of the Bacteroidales bacterium genome contains the following:
- a CDS encoding rhomboid family intramembrane serine protease yields the protein MSAFERPNFGSTPPIVKNLIIINVIMLLATFVVDSVLRIDLNSILGLYYFGSEHFRPFQIITHMFMHGGITHIFFNMFALWMFGRVLEQVWGSKRFLLYYFVTGFGAVALHTFVNYIQISNIESAATAMLNTPSPETFSAFVTHYFPGAYNEIYEKFISHWSNSPGNPTYIEEAGEWAKALIQLKMDIPVVGASGAVFGVLLAFGMLFPNTELMLMFIPIPIKAKYFVIGYGVIELFMGVSNFKFDNVAHFAHLGGMLFGFILIKYWNRRKDIFY from the coding sequence ATGAGCGCATTTGAAAGACCCAATTTTGGTAGCACACCACCCATAGTCAAAAACCTGATTATTATCAATGTTATTATGCTTTTAGCAACTTTTGTTGTTGATAGTGTGCTTCGAATTGATTTAAATAGCATTTTAGGCTTATATTACTTTGGATCTGAACATTTTAGGCCATTCCAGATTATCACTCACATGTTTATGCATGGTGGAATAACCCACATATTCTTTAATATGTTCGCCCTATGGATGTTTGGCCGAGTACTTGAACAGGTTTGGGGTAGTAAACGCTTTCTGCTTTACTATTTCGTTACAGGTTTTGGAGCGGTTGCCCTACATACATTTGTAAATTATATTCAAATTTCAAACATAGAGTCTGCTGCAACTGCCATGCTTAATACGCCATCACCTGAAACGTTTTCGGCATTTGTAACTCATTATTTTCCCGGTGCTTATAACGAAATATATGAAAAATTTATTAGCCATTGGTCTAATAGCCCAGGAAATCCAACTTATATTGAAGAAGCAGGAGAATGGGCCAAGGCTCTTATCCAACTTAAAATGGATATTCCAGTAGTTGGCGCTTCGGGTGCAGTTTTCGGTGTTTTATTGGCATTTGGTATGCTTTTCCCAAATACTGAGCTTATGCTAATGTTTATACCCATTCCAATTAAAGCAAAATACTTTGTTATTGGTTATGGTGTAATAGAGCTGTTTATGGGTGTAAGTAATTTTAAATTCGATAATGTTGCCCACTTTGCACATCTCGGTGGAATGCTTTTCGGCTTTATTCTTATTAAGTACTGGAATAGGCGAAAGGATATATTTTATTAG
- the mutL gene encoding DNA mismatch repair endonuclease MutL, which yields MSDIIQLLPDSVANQIAAGEVVQRPASAIKELMENAVDAGCNQIQVIVKDGGKALIQVIDNGCGMSETDARLSFERHATSKIREAADLFSIRTMGFRGEALASIAAIAEVELRTRRLEDEVGTCIRISGSELEEQKPIACPTGSNFSVKNLFFNVPARRKFLKSSSLELKHIIAEFQRVALANPEIAMSLNNNGADIYNLSSSGIKQRIVGLFGRTINQQLLDCSTNTTVANISGFIGRPESARKSAGEQFFFVNNRYFKSPYFHRAVMNSYDRLIPNDSIPPYFIFLDVDPTTIDVNIHPTKTEIKFEDERTLWQIVHAAVKESLGKFAVVPAIDFDTQQVIDIPFFPKNSPYSPPEIETNASFNPFDEGVPRIPSQNAIHHKQSTKGWEKLYQDNQGEDFNTTGPVTQTFKSKGFDDNEESANPRFFQFKDRYILTSVKSGLMVIDQKYAHERILYEQYLGSLSTGQNITQKELFPQALELNAGDYNLLMDAHEDLALLGIELSSLGQNTVAINSLPASIKIGDPIRYIEDILASLKENQSKLQDDAHQKLAVSMAKAASIGYVRSLNRIEMQDLVDKLFACQNHNYSPEGKSILTIISLDDLEKRFK from the coding sequence ATGTCAGATATAATCCAATTACTGCCCGATTCAGTAGCAAATCAAATAGCAGCTGGTGAGGTTGTTCAACGTCCTGCATCGGCTATTAAAGAGTTAATGGAAAACGCCGTTGATGCTGGATGTAATCAAATTCAAGTTATCGTTAAGGATGGTGGGAAAGCCCTTATTCAAGTGATTGATAATGGGTGCGGTATGTCCGAAACCGATGCACGACTAAGCTTTGAACGTCATGCAACATCCAAAATTAGAGAGGCAGCGGATCTGTTTTCAATCAGAACTATGGGTTTTAGAGGCGAGGCGTTAGCCTCAATTGCCGCAATAGCGGAGGTTGAACTTCGTACACGTAGGTTGGAGGATGAGGTTGGCACATGTATTCGTATAAGTGGCTCTGAACTTGAAGAACAGAAGCCTATTGCTTGCCCAACTGGAAGTAATTTCAGCGTTAAAAATCTTTTCTTTAATGTTCCTGCTCGTAGGAAATTCCTAAAAAGTTCATCTTTAGAACTTAAACATATTATAGCAGAGTTTCAAAGGGTTGCTTTAGCAAACCCCGAAATTGCAATGTCGCTAAATAACAATGGGGCAGATATTTACAACCTTTCTTCATCAGGTATAAAGCAGCGAATTGTAGGATTATTTGGGCGAACAATTAATCAGCAATTACTTGATTGTTCAACAAATACTACCGTTGCTAATATATCAGGGTTTATTGGAAGGCCTGAGAGTGCCAGAAAGAGCGCAGGGGAGCAGTTCTTTTTTGTGAATAATAGGTATTTTAAAAGTCCCTATTTTCATAGAGCGGTAATGAATTCGTACGATCGGCTTATACCAAACGATTCTATTCCTCCTTACTTTATTTTCCTTGATGTTGATCCTACTACGATTGATGTTAATATTCATCCAACAAAAACGGAGATTAAGTTTGAGGATGAAAGAACTCTTTGGCAGATTGTTCATGCTGCGGTTAAGGAATCGCTTGGGAAGTTTGCTGTTGTTCCTGCTATCGATTTTGATACTCAGCAGGTTATTGATATTCCATTTTTTCCGAAGAATTCACCTTATAGCCCTCCTGAAATAGAGACTAACGCAAGTTTTAACCCGTTTGATGAGGGTGTACCAAGAATACCATCGCAAAATGCGATACATCATAAACAGTCGACCAAAGGTTGGGAAAAACTTTACCAAGATAATCAAGGAGAAGATTTTAATACTACAGGTCCAGTAACTCAAACATTTAAATCAAAAGGTTTTGATGATAATGAAGAGAGCGCTAATCCTCGATTTTTTCAGTTTAAGGATAGGTATATTCTTACTTCTGTTAAATCGGGGTTGATGGTGATTGATCAAAAGTATGCTCATGAGCGAATTCTTTACGAGCAGTATCTGGGTAGCCTGTCAACCGGGCAAAATATAACCCAAAAGGAGCTTTTTCCGCAAGCCCTGGAGCTAAATGCAGGGGATTATAATTTGCTAATGGATGCTCATGAGGATCTTGCACTTCTTGGTATTGAGCTAAGTAGTTTGGGTCAAAATACTGTTGCAATTAATAGCCTGCCAGCTAGCATTAAGATTGGTGATCCGATAAGATATATTGAGGATATTCTTGCATCGCTAAAGGAGAATCAAAGTAAACTGCAGGATGATGCTCACCAAAAACTTGCAGTATCGATGGCTAAAGCGGCATCCATAGGGTATGTACGATCTCTAAATAGAATTGAGATGCAGGATTTGGTTGATAAACTTTTTGCATGTCAAAATCATAATTATTCACCCGAAGGAAAGAGTATCTTAACCATTATTAGCCTTGATGATTTGGAAAAAAGATTTAAGTAA